The following proteins are co-located in the Bacillus pumilus genome:
- a CDS encoding AzlC family ABC transporter permease — MDIEARKHIPSAGHEPFLEGIKDCVPTLLGYMSIGFAFGIVGISAQLSIWDIALLSIFIYAGASQFIICALLVTGSPLSAIVFTTFIVNLRHLLLSLTLAPHFTRYSLKQNIGFGLLLTDESFGVAMNKFAQQGKLNNRWMHGLNLTAYLCWIGACTLGGIFGHWISNPEALGLDFALSAMFAALLILSLQTVPKNKLTHRLSLVLYMVVAMFILLHFVPSHVAVLLATVIVATIGVVTDK; from the coding sequence TTGGATATTGAAGCTAGGAAACATATTCCCAGCGCGGGACACGAACCGTTTCTCGAGGGGATAAAAGATTGTGTGCCAACTCTGCTCGGTTATATGAGTATTGGGTTTGCCTTCGGAATTGTTGGAATTAGCGCACAGTTAAGTATATGGGACATTGCGCTCTTATCTATTTTTATTTACGCAGGTGCTTCGCAGTTTATCATCTGTGCACTGCTTGTAACAGGGAGTCCCCTTTCCGCTATTGTTTTCACCACATTTATTGTGAATCTGCGGCATTTATTGCTCAGTCTAACGCTCGCCCCTCACTTTACACGTTACTCTTTGAAGCAAAATATCGGATTTGGTCTTTTACTGACTGACGAATCCTTTGGCGTAGCGATGAACAAATTTGCGCAGCAAGGAAAACTGAACAACCGCTGGATGCATGGACTGAACTTAACAGCTTATTTGTGCTGGATTGGTGCCTGTACACTTGGCGGCATTTTTGGTCATTGGATCTCAAATCCTGAAGCGCTTGGTCTTGATTTTGCCCTATCTGCCATGTTTGCTGCGCTCTTGATCCTTTCTTTGCAAACTGTGCCAAAAAATAAGTTAACCCATCGCTTGTCGCTTGTTTTGTATATGGTTGTTGCGATGTTTATTCTGCTTCATTTTGTTCCTTCGCACGTGGCAGTTCTGTTAGCAACCGTGATTGTCGCAACCATTGGGGTGGTGACAGATAAATGA
- a CDS encoding O-methyltransferase produces the protein MEQVWGKVDAYITDKLIPKDDVLEQALTKNKQAGLPEIDVSPAQGKMLYLLAKTKNAKRILEIGTLGGYSTIWLARALEEDGELITLEAVSHHVEIAQQNISRAGLSERVIILQGKALDTLPQLKERDTLPFDLIFIDADKPNNPKYLKWALHFSKKGTVIIADNVIRNGAVLHASDQDERVKGTREFFDLLKQEPRIEATAIQTVGEKGYDGFVYGIVK, from the coding sequence ATGGAGCAAGTGTGGGGGAAAGTTGACGCGTATATCACAGACAAATTGATTCCTAAAGATGACGTATTGGAGCAAGCTCTTACCAAGAATAAACAAGCGGGGCTGCCAGAAATTGATGTGTCTCCAGCCCAAGGAAAAATGCTTTATTTATTAGCAAAAACCAAGAATGCAAAACGTATTTTAGAAATCGGGACACTCGGTGGATACAGTACCATTTGGCTGGCGCGAGCTCTTGAAGAGGATGGGGAACTCATCACATTAGAGGCTGTCAGCCATCATGTAGAGATCGCACAGCAAAACATCAGCAGAGCGGGTTTATCGGAACGGGTGATCATTTTGCAAGGAAAAGCATTAGATACGCTACCGCAGTTAAAAGAGAGGGATACGCTTCCGTTCGATTTGATTTTCATTGATGCAGATAAACCAAACAACCCGAAATATCTGAAGTGGGCGTTACACTTCTCAAAAAAGGGAACAGTCATTATTGCAGACAATGTCATCAGAAATGGAGCAGTCCTTCATGCCTCTGATCAGGATGAACGAGTGAAGGGAACGCGTGAATTTTTCGATTTACTCAAACAAGAGCCAAGAATTGAGGCAACAGCTATTCAAACTGTTGGTGAAAAAGGCTATGATGGGTTTGTATACGGAATCGTAAAATGA
- a CDS encoding CsbD family protein — MSEEKGHVDKAKGKTNQVKGQVKEKLGEATDHQNLKAEGKKDQAKGKLQDKKGDVKNKRNQ, encoded by the coding sequence ATGAGTGAAGAAAAAGGACATGTGGATAAAGCGAAAGGAAAAACAAATCAAGTCAAAGGTCAAGTGAAAGAAAAGCTTGGCGAAGCAACAGATCATCAAAACCTGAAAGCAGAAGGGAAAAAGGATCAAGCAAAAGGGAAGCTTCAAGATAAAAAAGGTGACGTGAAAAATAAACGAAACCAGTAG
- a CDS encoding AzlD domain-containing protein, with the protein MISSFMIWLILGCMIVTVIPRVVPFLFVRSIQLPEVVLKWLSFIPICIFTALIAEHLFIHTTTGVTVHWMYLAVLVPTVLIAIWTKSLSLTVLIGVMLMGTARWFF; encoded by the coding sequence ATGATCAGCAGCTTTATGATATGGCTGATTCTTGGTTGTATGATTGTGACAGTTATTCCAAGGGTCGTTCCATTTTTATTTGTACGGAGTATCCAGCTGCCTGAAGTCGTACTCAAGTGGTTATCGTTTATCCCAATTTGTATATTTACTGCGTTGATTGCAGAGCATCTTTTCATACATACTACAACAGGCGTCACCGTTCATTGGATGTATCTTGCGGTCTTGGTTCCGACTGTGCTGATCGCTATTTGGACAAAAAGCTTATCACTCACTGTTCTGATTGGGGTTATGCTGATGGGTACTGCCAGATGGTTTTTCTAA
- the gltP gene encoding glutamate-aspartate/proton symporter GltP, with protein sequence MKKFVAFQIMIALVIGALIGHFFPDFGMALRPIGDGFIRLIKMIVVPIVFSTIVIGAAGSGGMKKMGSLGLKTIIWFEVITTIVLGIGLLLANVLKPGVGLDFSKLAKKDIGELDGYTQKVVDFKQMVLNIIPTNIVDVMAQNDLLAVIFFAILFGVAASGIGKASAPVLTFFESVAQIMFKLTQMVMVTAPIGVLALMAASVGQYGIVLLIPMMKLVGTVFLGLFIILFVLFPLVALIFRFNYFEVLKMIWDLFLVAFSTTSTETVLPQLMSRMEKYGCPKRIVSFVIPSGLSLNCDGSSLYLSVSCVFLAQAFGVDMSLSQQLLMMLVLVLTSKGIAAVPSGSLVVLLATAHAVGLPAEGVAIIAGVDRIMDMARTGVNVPGHAVACIVVSKWEKVFRESAWEVPKAGEETKGM encoded by the coding sequence ATGAAAAAATTCGTCGCTTTTCAAATCATGATCGCTTTGGTGATAGGAGCTCTTATCGGCCATTTCTTCCCTGACTTCGGAATGGCACTGCGGCCAATTGGTGATGGCTTCATTAGATTGATTAAAATGATCGTTGTTCCTATCGTTTTCTCTACTATTGTGATCGGTGCGGCTGGCAGCGGCGGCATGAAGAAAATGGGTAGCCTCGGATTAAAGACGATCATTTGGTTTGAGGTCATCACAACCATCGTTCTTGGGATCGGTCTATTATTGGCTAATGTCCTAAAGCCCGGCGTTGGACTTGATTTCTCTAAATTAGCTAAGAAAGATATTGGGGAATTAGATGGCTATACTCAGAAAGTCGTTGACTTTAAGCAAATGGTATTAAATATCATTCCAACCAATATCGTCGATGTCATGGCTCAGAATGATTTACTTGCTGTCATTTTCTTCGCTATTTTATTTGGTGTAGCCGCAAGCGGCATCGGTAAAGCATCCGCTCCTGTTCTAACCTTCTTTGAATCAGTGGCACAAATTATGTTTAAGCTAACGCAAATGGTGATGGTGACAGCACCTATTGGGGTTCTTGCATTAATGGCTGCTTCTGTTGGCCAATATGGCATCGTTTTATTAATCCCAATGATGAAGCTTGTCGGGACTGTATTCTTAGGATTATTCATTATTCTATTTGTCTTGTTCCCTCTTGTCGCACTGATCTTCCGTTTTAACTACTTCGAAGTATTAAAAATGATTTGGGATTTGTTCTTAGTTGCCTTTTCCACTACAAGTACAGAAACTGTCCTTCCTCAACTTATGTCACGGATGGAGAAATACGGCTGTCCAAAAAGAATCGTTTCCTTCGTGATCCCTTCTGGTCTTTCTCTGAATTGTGATGGGTCAAGTTTATATTTATCCGTTTCCTGTGTGTTTCTCGCACAAGCGTTTGGCGTCGACATGAGTCTATCACAGCAGCTTCTCATGATGCTTGTCCTTGTATTAACAAGTAAAGGCATTGCAGCTGTGCCATCCGGTTCACTCGTCGTTCTTTTGGCAACGGCCCACGCAGTAGGTCTTCCAGCGGAAGGCGTCGCCATTATCGCCGGTGTTGACAGAATTATGGATATGGCACGAACTGGCGTGAATGTACCAGGGCATGCAGTTGCATGTATTGTCGTATCTAAATGGGAAAAAGTATTCCGTGAGTCTGCATGGGAAGTTCCAAAAGCAGGTGAGGAAACTAAAGGGATGTAA
- a CDS encoding DMT family transporter has translation MNEKYIGALYLAIAASIWGGMYVVVKVTVAVVPPLELVWMRYAVAGVVLVFTIWRLGYSFRLDKKDIPLIAAIGLIGNVLSIVTQEIGTMYTSAQMGAVITSATPAFMVLFAFFLLKESITVRKCASILLATVGVLTMIGPVAVQTDEFAGGLSLVIAALTWALMSVLLKRVPGKYPQVVTTTYAIIIAFIVLTPPVLFRLPHLDVGQMARPEIWGGILYLGMISTALAFFLWNRGLQLMDASSGGLFFFFQPIVGAVLGWLLLGEEMGMRSFIGILCIFAGVYTVLRQKE, from the coding sequence ATGAATGAAAAATATATAGGTGCTCTTTACTTAGCAATTGCTGCAAGTATTTGGGGCGGCATGTACGTTGTTGTAAAAGTAACAGTAGCGGTTGTTCCGCCACTTGAACTCGTATGGATGAGATATGCAGTAGCAGGAGTCGTTTTGGTGTTCACCATATGGCGATTGGGTTATTCTTTTCGATTAGATAAAAAAGACATCCCGCTCATTGCAGCGATTGGGCTGATTGGAAATGTTCTTTCGATCGTGACCCAAGAAATTGGCACGATGTACACATCTGCCCAAATGGGGGCGGTCATCACGTCTGCAACGCCTGCCTTTATGGTGCTTTTCGCGTTCTTTCTATTAAAAGAATCAATCACTGTGAGAAAATGCGCGTCCATCCTGCTTGCTACAGTAGGTGTACTCACAATGATTGGACCAGTCGCAGTGCAAACAGATGAATTTGCTGGAGGTCTCTCATTGGTCATCGCTGCTTTAACATGGGCGCTCATGTCTGTTCTACTGAAACGGGTTCCAGGAAAATACCCTCAGGTGGTCACAACAACATATGCGATCATCATTGCATTCATTGTCTTAACACCGCCTGTTCTATTTCGCTTACCACATTTAGATGTGGGGCAGATGGCAAGGCCTGAAATTTGGGGCGGTATTCTCTATCTTGGCATGATCTCGACAGCCCTTGCTTTCTTTCTGTGGAATAGGGGGCTTCAGCTCATGGATGCCTCAAGCGGTGGACTGTTTTTCTTCTTTCAGCCTATCGTAGGTGCAGTTCTTGGCTGGCTGCTTTTGGGAGAAGAGATGGGGATGCGCTCTTTCATTGGGATTCTATGTATCTTTGCAGGTGTCTATACTGTGCTGCGGCAAAAGGAATAA
- a CDS encoding S66 family peptidase: protein MIQYPHLQKGQTIGVTAPSSGVQSSLHEMFHLSCKRMKERGYDVICGETVWQQEKAKSAPSTERANELQNMMTCDEIDHIIPPWGGQLLIEVLEHLDFSSMQKKWILGYSDTSVLLLAFTLKTGIATAHGPNFVDLQGEELDQTTAMWEKVLATTGEMNITQFSSSMYQKEWQYDHPSKHVFHLTEPTVWRTVNPHETTVKGRLLGGCIDVIRHLAGTPFGDVKAFQETFLKGEPILWYFENCALNAASMKRSLVQLKLAGWFDDCSGIMFGRSAVDVPVEGYEYTDLYEELHKELQIPIVYDMDCGHVPPQMTIINGAYAEVQIQDEGKAVLKQTFLP from the coding sequence ATGATACAGTATCCGCATTTGCAAAAAGGACAGACGATTGGCGTCACAGCCCCTTCCTCAGGTGTACAGTCATCTTTGCATGAAATGTTCCATCTGTCATGCAAGCGGATGAAAGAAAGAGGCTATGATGTCATATGTGGAGAGACGGTATGGCAGCAGGAAAAGGCAAAGTCAGCCCCTTCCACAGAACGAGCAAACGAGCTCCAGAACATGATGACATGTGATGAAATTGACCACATCATTCCGCCGTGGGGCGGGCAGCTACTCATTGAAGTGCTAGAGCATCTTGATTTCTCATCGATGCAAAAAAAGTGGATTCTTGGTTACTCGGATACGAGTGTACTCCTTTTGGCATTCACATTAAAAACTGGCATTGCCACAGCGCATGGTCCGAACTTTGTGGATCTCCAAGGTGAAGAGCTTGATCAGACGACTGCCATGTGGGAAAAAGTGCTCGCCACTACAGGGGAGATGAACATTACCCAGTTTTCTTCATCTATGTATCAAAAGGAATGGCAGTATGATCACCCGAGTAAACATGTCTTTCATTTAACAGAGCCAACCGTATGGCGTACGGTTAATCCACACGAGACGACGGTGAAGGGAAGACTGCTGGGTGGTTGCATTGATGTCATACGTCATTTAGCAGGAACACCTTTTGGAGATGTGAAGGCTTTTCAAGAAACATTCCTTAAAGGTGAACCGATTCTATGGTATTTCGAAAACTGCGCATTAAATGCTGCGAGCATGAAGAGATCTCTTGTGCAATTAAAATTAGCAGGGTGGTTTGATGACTGCTCTGGGATCATGTTCGGCCGGAGCGCAGTGGATGTGCCTGTGGAAGGATATGAATATACGGATCTATATGAAGAATTACACAAGGAATTACAAATCCCGATTGTTTATGATATGGATTGTGGACATGTTCCGCCACAAATGACCATCATCAATGGAGCGTACGCAGAAGTGCAGATTCAAGACGAAGGCAAGGCAGTTCTGAAGCAAACATTTTTACCATAA
- a CDS encoding GNAT family N-acetyltransferase: MILSENIFTVRDLTYRIRSAALADAKQLSALRLKIDGETEYLDREPGEAFLDEKGFEAFIQEDSKQSRHLFLVADIEGEIVGFSRCEGHSLKRFAHKVTFGVAVQKDAWGYHIGKELLAASIDWADKQGIQKISLHVLETNQKAIRLYEHHGFEIEGVLKNDKRLADGLYDDTVVMGRQRPVS; this comes from the coding sequence ATGATCCTATCTGAAAACATATTCACAGTTCGTGATTTGACCTATCGTATTCGATCTGCAGCGTTAGCAGATGCCAAACAGTTGTCTGCTCTCAGACTGAAAATCGATGGTGAAACAGAATATTTAGACCGTGAACCAGGCGAAGCCTTTCTAGATGAAAAAGGATTTGAAGCTTTCATTCAAGAGGATTCCAAGCAAAGCCGGCATTTATTTTTGGTCGCTGACATCGAAGGAGAGATTGTAGGCTTTTCAAGATGCGAAGGGCATTCACTCAAGCGCTTTGCTCACAAAGTAACGTTTGGCGTCGCCGTACAGAAGGATGCTTGGGGCTATCACATCGGCAAAGAGCTTTTAGCCGCTTCTATTGACTGGGCAGATAAGCAGGGCATTCAAAAGATTTCACTTCACGTGCTGGAAACCAATCAAAAAGCCATTCGGTTATATGAACACCATGGCTTTGAGATTGAAGGGGTATTAAAAAACGATAAACGACTGGCAGACGGACTGTATGATGATACTGTTGTGATGGGCAGGCAGCGGCCGGTCTCCTGA